The following proteins come from a genomic window of Aerosakkonema funiforme FACHB-1375:
- a CDS encoding EndoU domain-containing protein, translating into MTKSSPACKIALNALAQIHPRQRTHILDGDSSGGGYGAGRGISGKSEFPSRWDDRQTLDYICEIVKDPNSQWTQRTGKPGAKYTKNGKPVRWQVEGTRDNVDIMVIVEPDGQGIVTAYPTNIPPNP; encoded by the coding sequence ATGACCAAATCAAGTCCGGCTTGCAAAATTGCCCTTAACGCTTTAGCTCAGATCCACCCTAGACAACGCACACACATTTTAGATGGTGACTCAAGTGGGGGTGGTTATGGTGCAGGTAGAGGTATTTCTGGAAAGAGTGAATTTCCGAGCCGATGGGATGATCGGCAAACGTTGGACTATATCTGTGAAATAGTCAAAGATCCAAATTCGCAATGGACTCAACGTACTGGAAAACCGGGTGCAAAATATACAAAAAATGGTAAACCAGTTAGGTGGCAAGTTGAAGGTACTAGAGATAATGTTGATATTATGGTGATTGTAGAACCTGATGGACAAGGTATCGTTACAGCTTACCCAACTAACATACCTCCTAACCCCTAG
- a CDS encoding MafI family immunity protein — translation MLDYKIIVDKLNEALFFVSEELSENQINFIRSDINAGEWRLAFETLCDILSEENLRMNPRVYKLVQEIGYGLNIDSETWESLKVQVAC, via the coding sequence ATGCTTGACTATAAAATTATTGTAGATAAACTAAACGAAGCCCTTTTTTTTGTCAGTGAAGAACTGTCAGAAAATCAAATAAATTTTATACGTTCGGACATAAACGCAGGCGAGTGGAGGTTAGCATTCGAGACCCTTTGCGATATTCTTAGCGAGGAAAACTTACGAATGAATCCAAGGGTATATAAGCTCGTTCAAGAAATAGGATATGGGCTGAATATTGACTCTGAAACTTGGGAAAGTCTCAAAGTGCAAGTGGCCTGCTGA
- a CDS encoding helix-turn-helix domain-containing protein produces the protein MSAGLVRLRVKELADEKGWTLKEVADRSGVGYSTIRNYARSPGMAMVDFAALYKLARTFDVMIEELVEILDD, from the coding sequence ATGAGCGCGGGTTTGGTGAGGTTGCGGGTTAAAGAGTTAGCTGACGAGAAGGGTTGGACGCTCAAAGAAGTGGCCGATCGCTCTGGCGTAGGCTACAGCACGATCCGAAACTACGCCCGTTCACCTGGCATGGCAATGGTTGATTTTGCTGCCCTATACAAGTTGGCACGCACTTTCGATGTGATGATTGAGGAATTGGTGGAAATTTTGGACGATTAA
- a CDS encoding photosystem I reaction center subunit VIII: MTGSYAASYLPWILIPVITWLLPAVVMGLLFIYIESDAA; encoded by the coding sequence ATGACAGGTTCATACGCAGCTTCATACTTGCCCTGGATTCTCATCCCCGTAATTACCTGGCTGTTACCTGCTGTGGTAATGGGTCTTTTGTTTATCTACATTGAAAGCGATGCTGCTTAA